The genomic DNA GtgtccctctctccctgcccaCTGCCATCGATTTAAGTTCTGCAGCTCTTTAacgactctctctctggcaacTTTGGCgaatttgaacaatttttagtGGAAATCAGCGACAGCTGCAGCACTCAGCTGCACCCACAGCTGACCATTAGTGGGTGGATTCTCATCCCTACACACCACTTGGCTGTGACTCGATTCGATTCCATCTTCATTGCCGTGCACTTTTCCATCTATCAATACTTTCAAGCTCCTTCGCGGAGCCCTTTGCTTCCCGTCTTGCCATTAATTTGCACAGCATTTGTTCCCATTTGGCTTGAAGTGGTGCAGGGGGTGGCAGAGGGGCGGAGCAGCGAGTGGAGTGCTGACTAATggagttgctgttgcactttaCGGCCAGCTGGAAATGGaatttgcagcagccacagtgcaGCTTCCATTTTTGAATTCAATTGTTCGCCAAGAGACAATCTGCAAGCTCCAAGCTCCCCACCAAGCAGCATTAGCCTTATTAAATTCATCATTGACTCTGTGTACGCTGTGGTAATATCCGCTCACGTACATTTAGTTGCTTATTAGGGGGCATGCGGCACGCAACTCTGATAGATTCTCCATCAAAGTTTAGTTAATGAAACGCACACAGGATGGCCCTTccagcttgctgctgctttggacAGTTTTCCCATAATAAGCGGCTTGCCAGCTGCCCAGTTGCAGGACGTCCATGCCCTGGTCCATGTCCACGAACCTCCGTTCGTAAGTATAAACGACTTAATAACTGGCAACGACTCAGCTCATCGTCCTCGTAGCTAATGGGCAAAGCAGCGAAAGTTCGTTGACACTAAAGGGCACTCTGGGGGCggcgcacttgcaacatctacATATAAATGGCCGGACAGGAGGATGGGATGTGCGAGTCAACAATGCCGAGTGCCTCGCTCGGTTTATTAAAAAGAACTCTGTGTGCGCGTCCTGAGTCTGGGCGCCATTTGGTACACCAGGTGAGTGCTCTTCCGCTCTTCCTCCGCTTAGTCCGTGTGTTTACTTAGCCGAGACACATGACAGCATCCACTCGAAGCAgtgcacgttgcacgttgcacgctGCATGCCAGACTGCGTTCTATGGTCAAAggtcatttgcattttgcaatcGTTGGCTTTCTCTGAAGACCACACGGAGTGTAAGTAAGGGAAACATGTGTCTGCATGTCCATGCAGCAGAATCAAAGGATGAGATTGAATTGATACAAAAACAAGGGAAATGTATGCTCGAATGGCTGTGGAATAGTTTCAGCTTTAACTATTATACATTAAAGAGAAGTTAATTCGTTTGTAAGTGAGTCAAAATATATTaacaagcgagagagaaagtgtTGTAAACGGCATACGGAGCCATGTTAAACCATTTGCCCAACTCCAATCTCATCGAGCACATCGTGTTCAAACTGTTCATCATTAatttacacatatgtatgcactgTGTACACgtatacatatgaatgtacatacaaacactgACAGCATCGTGAGCAGGGACTTTCGAGTGGCGCAGAGGAGAAGCAGTTCTGCCGAAGCCACTTGAAAGAGTATTCAAGCAAACCCTGCTTATCCATTGTAGCATCCTCCACTTTTATTGGGTCTTTAGTTGCGATGGCGACTGAAAGTAGCAGGGCGGCGCAGGGGCAGGGGAGCTGCGGATCctggcaaaaacaacaatcaacaCCATTTGACGCTACAAATTAAGCTCGAAGCAAACAAATCGTGCAAAGTTCTACCCTGGCTTTGGGTTGCCcgcccaaaaacccaaaagttGTTGCTGGTTCTTGGTTGGTTCacgttgttgccttttgtttatggtggctgcctgccgctttgtgtcttcgttgctgctgctgttgcctgctgccttctgcctccaCAACTGCCTCAAGGGCAATTTCGTGTTTAGTGCGGAACATTTCTTCATCTGCTTCGTCTTGCTACTCTTCTCCCGGTATCGAGTGTTTATTGGGGGTAAAAGTGCTTAATCAAACGCCAAAATGGTAAGGGCACGCATGGAAAACACGGCGTATACTTAATTTTGTGCACATTGCCTAGGGCCGACGACGGGCTCTCCACTCCACCGGGCAGAGCGTGCTAATGAAGGCCCCTCCCCCCCTCCCATGCCCATGCATTcgatgaaaatatttattttatttcccaAGTGCGCGCAAGACTCGAACATTTCTGTGTGGAACTTTTGCCCCTTTcgaaaaactattaaataatAGTTACTAAACACATGTAGACACTCGAATGGTGTGCAAATATTACACACAAATATCACATGCGAGCCATGACCATTTGGggctctgctgtgtgtttgcctaatgcatttttatggcacataaatttcgatatttattcatttagcGAGCGACTCTACGCCTGCGGCAACTGCCATAACCGCTTTATGCACAACAAAGCAAACTAGAATTAATATCACAAAACATATTTCCACGGCGAGAGGTGGGAATGGGCCTGCGCCAGTTCCCTAGTCGCCGCCCAGTCGCCTGGGGAACGTAAATGTAAAATGGGTAAACTGTCGAATCAGTTGgaataattgcatttggcgTGATTCTATTTGCTGGTCGCTTTGTTTGCAGTCGcgcttaatttatttatttgcccgTCGCGTTTCGCAAACGTTTGCAGGCGCCCATGAACCAACGGCCATTGGGGCGGCACGTGTTTAATCCTGGTAAGTATGCGGCACACTTCCTGGCTGGCGCTCGTCCTCCACCCCACCGACCTCTAGGTTCGTGTCTCcgattctgtttctgctgctggtcctcGTTCTGGTGTCCTACTCCCCTGGTCGCTGCCACACGGTTGtcataaaatgttaaatataaatttatggcAAAGTGCGCGCTTGTGGCACGGCATACTAAGCACCGCGTCGTGGCAAGGTCCCGGCTCTCGGGGGTTCGTTGTGGGCCCTGGCTAAGCACATTAGGAAAATGAAGCTGTTCCTCGATTGCGATTACATTTGCCACAGATTTGctcttttgttgcattttcctGCGACTTTGTTGTCAACtttctgctctgtctctggcccaGTTTTGAGCTtgctgggcagcagctggtCGGTCGGCTTGGGTTGGTTCTGGGGGCATTTTGGCTAATGGCTAAACAGATTTCAGGTGGCAACAGGGTCGACAGGGAAGTGAGGATAACGCTACAAATTGCTGGCGGTTAATATTAAACCAATTTATGGTAATTGTCTCAATAATTTGTGACACATTTCATCCGATTAACTTGGtaatacaattaaattgtgaaattaaataaatagaatGCCATTGGTGCATTCCGGcgaataaattcaattatgattTGCCATTTATTATTGTAGCTTTTGGCTTGTGTTTTTTCAACTaatgcaaaacacacacacacaaaaagaagtcAATATTTTTCGATATTCATTCGATAGTTTCGATGTGAAGTTGGCTGCGTCAAGCAGTTTCCCACCTTTAAAATTACTAGaagtttggtttatttattagTGTTTATTAGTTGTTTCCAATGGCTGACCGCTACGATCGTGCCGTGACCATATACTCGCCCGATGGCCATCTGCTGCAAGTGGAGTACGCCCAGGAGGCCGTGCGACGCGGATCCACAGCGGTAAGTGGCAGCTTCATGGACTCCTCGATCTCTGTAATGTTTGCTCTACTTCAGGTGGGACTACGCACCAATGATTGCATTGTGGTGGGTGTGGAGAAGCGGTGCAGCAATCCCCTGTTTGAGGAGCGCTCCATGCGCAAGATTTGCATGCTCGACGAGCACGTGGTAATGACCTTTGCCGGCCTCACTGCGGATGCCCGCGTCTTGATCAGCCGCGCCCAAGCGGAGGCCCAGAGCTATCGCCTGAATTTCGAGCGGCCCGTAACGGTGGAGTACATAACACGGTGAAAGCAATTCCCtcgcttttcctttgcccGAAAATGCATTGCAGCCCTTTTCCCTTTCAGCTTCATGGCGCAGATGAAGCAGAACTACACCCAGAGCAATGGACGGCGCCCCTTCGGACTCTCCTGCCTGATGGGCGGCTTCGACGGTGATGGCAAGCCGCGTCTGTTCCAAACGGAGCCATCGGGCATCTACTACGAGTGGTCGGGCAACAGCACAGGCCGCGCCGGCCACACGGCCCGCGAATACCTGGAGAAGCATGCGGGCGAGCTGGTCGACTCCATGGACGAGGGGACGGCCGTCAAGCATGTGGTGCGCACCCTGTTGAGTGGCACCACGCTCAACGAACACCAactggatgtggctgtgctgcGCTTCAATCAGCCACTCCGCATGATTGAGCGCCCCGTGCTGGAGGATCACATCGAGGCCATCCGGCGGGAGATCGATGCGGAGCTCAAGGCCAGGCagctggccaacaaattgtaaatcTGTAGACTGTGTGTACAAGTAATGGCAATGGTGGATGCCTTGCGGCACTACTATCAAACATTGAGAGCAATTCCTCATTCTATCTTTTCTCTCTTCGAGTTTTGGGCAATTCAATTTCAGCCTCCAACCAGTGCTGAGGATGGGGGCAAAAGTAATCAGCAGGAAAAATGTGTAAGCGGGTGAATCACTTAATTTGTCTCAAGGGCATTTTTtgtgcactctctctctctctctctctctcgctctcgctctctctgcttttttctgtctgcctggctgctTGCCTGACGGCTGGAATGAGGGATGGAGCCAACGGAGTAACCAAGTTAAAAACTTTTAAGCGAAAATGGGAATTGAATTTACAGCAACGGCGTAGCTGACCGAATGGAGATGGGAAAAGTAACGgcaaaaacacacgcacacgcacacactgacATGCGTGG from Drosophila subobscura isolate 14011-0131.10 chromosome E, UCBerk_Dsub_1.0, whole genome shotgun sequence includes the following:
- the LOC117890304 gene encoding proteasome subunit alpha type-7-1B, producing the protein MADRYDRAVTIYSPDGHLLQVEYAQEAVRRGSTAVGLRTNDCIVVGVEKRCSNPLFEERSMRKICMLDEHVVMTFAGLTADARVLISRAQAEAQSYRLNFERPVTVEYITRFMAQMKQNYTQSNGRRPFGLSCLMGGFDGDGKPRLFQTEPSGIYYEWSGNSTGRAGHTAREYLEKHAGELVDSMDEGTAVKHVVRTLLSGTTLNEHQLDVAVLRFNQPLRMIERPVLEDHIEAIRREIDAELKARQLANKL